One Rhea pennata isolate bPtePen1 chromosome 3, bPtePen1.pri, whole genome shotgun sequence DNA segment encodes these proteins:
- the SDE2 gene encoding splicing regulator SDE2 encodes MALLVRDPLAPRARPLPLPFGGGSVRSLLRARARALNIPEESLYVKCNGRLVNGEDALQNGAVYSLEPRLCGGKGGFGSMLRALGAQIEKTTNREACRDLSGRRLRDVNHEKAMAEWVKQQAEREAEKEQRRLERLQRKLAEPKHFFTNPDYQQQCHEMAERLEDSVLKGLQATSSKVVSPGTSDSRKRPNESENNGAKSGKRKCFWLGLEGLDDPDSSESDDDSEDSAHASGGSCPSSSRYNENAENSNECCSSSVDSVEHSSATSAAKSLEHLEGTGRNLQGETLTEVQTEIPSDENSEMAKTLKEDVQEKNEVTKALEEGEEENISSKAQETNQLQSTEVEPINLLAFNSAAEMEVLGLDKLKLKLMALGLKCGGTLQERAARLFSVRGLSRDQIDPALFAKPSKGKKK; translated from the exons ATGGCGCTGCTGGTGCGGGACCCGCTggcgccgcgcgcgcggccgctgccgctgcccttCGGCGGCGGCTCCGTGCGCAGCCTCCTCCGCGCCCGCGCTCGGGCCCTG aATATTCCTGAAGAAAGTTTGTATGTGAAATGTAATGGGCGACTGGTTAACGGTGAAGATGCACTGCAGAATGGAGCTGTTTATAGCCTGGAACCAAGACTTTGTGGTGGAAAAGGAG GTTTTGGATCTATGCTGCGGGCACTTGGTGCTCAGATTGAAAAGACAACAAATAGAGAGGCTTGCCGAGATCTCAGTGGAAGGAGACTTCGAGATGTCAATCATGAAAAAGC GATGGCTGAATGGGTGAAGCAGCAAGCagaaagggaagcagaaaaagaacagaggcGCTTGGAAAGGCTGCAGCGGAAACTGGCAGAGCCAAAGCACTTTTTCACAAATCCGGACTATCAGCAGCAGTGTCATGAGATGGCTGAACGGCTAGAAGATTCAGTCCTTAAAG GATTGCAGGCCACTTCCAGCAAAGTAGTGTCACCGGGAACCAGCGATAGTCGGAAACGTCCAAATGAATCTGAAAATAATGGAGcaaaatctggaaaaagaaaatgtttttg GCTGGGACTGGAAGGATTGGATGATCCTGACAGTTCAGAAAGTGATGATGACAGTGAAGATTCTGCTCATGCATCTGGAGGAAGTTGTCCATCAAGCAGCAGGtataatgaaaatgctgaaaattcaAATGAGTGTTGCAGTAGTTCTGTGGATTCAGTAGAGCATAGTTCAGCTACCAGTGCTGCAAAATCACTGGAGCATCTGGAAGGTACTGGAAGAAATCTGCAAGGGGAGACACTCACAGAGGTGCAAACTGAAATTCCAAGTGATGAGAACAGCGAAATGGCAAAGACACTGAAGGAAGATGTCCAGGAAAAGAATGAAGTTACCAAAGCTCTggaagaaggggaggaagaaaacatttcttctaagGCACAGGAAACAAACCAGTTGCAGAGCACG gagGTGGAACCGATAAATCTACTGGCATTCAACTCTGCTGCTGAAATGGAAGTGCTGGGATTAGATAAACTGAAGTTGAAACTAATGGCTTTAGGACTAAAATGTGGAGGCACTTTACAGGAAAGAGCAGCAAGACTTTTTTCAGTGAGAGGTCTATCTAGAGACCAGATTGATCCTGCCTTATTTGCAAAGCCctctaaagggaaaaaaaagtga
- the LOC134139131 gene encoding left-right determination factor 1-like yields MDARFSRMLCALCLVVTVRASTQEGFKEILLKQLGLSEVPKLHKRDLVNLVIPDHIKNKYISLLKRHRVKRRASPSLAGILRGIPGNADIPGEVLYSDTTRQNLIFDMEGRIPKNSEVTMAELKLFKKPLDRTNLLAKQSHRPVSNARVSVYWVQRQLDGTNRTSLIDSRLVPIRESGWKNFDVTQAVHYWLRNKRREPMLLEVWIEGERVGSYASEMAKAVRFTSQDPTDKALGKPELVLYTLDLEDYGGPGDCKADTGKGKSTCCRQKHYINFRELTWTQYWVIEPAGYQAYQCSGGCLQPGSLLRRFGYGERACAVVESSPLPMMYLVKRDNYTEIEVAEFPNMIVEKCSCVTDNMALI; encoded by the exons ATGGATGCGAGGTTCTCCCGGATGCTCTGTGCACTCTGCCTGGTTGTCACGGTCAGAGCGTCTACCCAGGAAGGGTTCAAGGAGATTTTACTGAAGCAGCTGGGGCTCTCTGAGGTCCCTAAACTTCATAAGAGAGACCTGGTGAATCTGGTTATCCCAGACCACATCAAGAACAAATACATCTCCCTGCTGAAGCGCCACAGGGTGAAGCGCCGAGCTTCGCCGAGCCTGGCCGGCATCCTCAGGGGAATCCCTGGCAATGCAG ACATCCCAGGAGAAGTCCTCTATTCTGATACCACACGCCAGAATCTCATCTTTGACATGGAGGGGAGAATACCTAAAAACAGCGAAGTGACAATGGCTGaactgaaacttttcaaaaagcCTCTGGACAGAACAAACCTGCTGGCCAAACAGTCTCACAGGCCCGTCTCCAATGCTAGAGTCAGCGTGTACTGGGTGCAACGGCAGCTCGATGGGACCAACAGGACCTCCCTGATAGACTCCCG GCTGGTTCCCATACGAGAGTCGGGCTGGAAGAACTTCGACGTGACGCAGGCTGTGCATTACTGGCTACGAAACAAGAGGCGGGAGCCAATGCTTCTGGAGGTCTGGATCGAAGGAGAAAGAGTGGGCAGCTATGCTTCGGAAATGGCCAAAGCTGTGCGTTTTACCTCTCAGGACCCCACAGATAAAGCCTTAGGCAAACCTGAATTGGTGCTTTATACCCTCGACTTGGAAGACTATGG GGGCCCTGGGGATTGCAAGGCGGACACTGGGAAGGGGAAGTCCACCTGCTGCCGGCAGAAACACTACATCAACTTCCGGGAGCTCACGTGGACGCAGTACTGGGTCATCGAGCCAGCGGGGTACCAAGCCTACCAGTGCTCGGGGGGCTGCCTGCAGCCCGGCAGCTTGCTGCGTCGCTTCGGCTATGGGGAGAGGGCCTGCGCTGTGGTGGAgagctcccctctccccatgATGTACCTCGTCAAGCGGGACAACTACACTGAAATCGAAGTGGCTGAATTTCCGAACATGATCGTCGAGAAGTGCAGCTGCGTTACGGACAACATGGCACTGATATAA